GTGGCGTCGAGCGACTCGTAGCGAGCCTCGTAGTAGCTGAGAACCAGCAGAAACGGAACATGGGCGAACGGCAGTTCCCGGGCGTCCCGGCCCCGGCGACGGTGGCGATTCCCCGCCCAGTTCACCAGCAGCCGGCCTTCCTCATCCAGCGGCAGAGAAAACGCCCAGTCCCCGCACCGCAGCGTCAATTCCCGGGGCCGCAGGGTCGCCTCGACCGGACCCTTCCCGTCGGACAGGAGATGAAGCGCGCTTTCAAGCCCCAGGTAGGGATACGCCCGGGCCCCGTGCACGAGATGCGTCCAGGGGCGCCGCATCGTGCCGTCCGAATCGGGCGCCGCGTTCACCAGACCCGCCCCCCGCGCCGCTTCCAGGAACGCCCACGCGGGCGGAACCACGCCGTACACCGGAACCAGGCGGTCCGGAAGACCCTCGACCCGCACGAAGGGACTGATCTCGGCCAGGCGGCGGCGGGCCCGGGCATGTCCGTACGCGTACTGCAGGCGCTTGAGCTCCGCCCGGTGAAGGCGCGGGTCGTAGCCCGGGAGAAAACGGGCCCGCACCTCCGCGAAGGAGGCGCCCGGCCGCTCGGCCAGAAATCCGTTCACCAGCTCCAGCGCCGCCTCGTGCCGCAGCGCGACCATCTCGTCCTCCAGCTCCTTCTCGGAAAGCCCGGCCGCCCGGGCGACCTCCCCGGGCGCCGCGGCGAAGTCCCGGGACAAAAGCTCCAGCACGCGCGCGAAGCGCTCCCGAACCGGCGGGGACAGAGGATCTGTCAGCTCAAAGTGATAGGCCAAAAGGACCTTCCCGGACGCGGCGATCGCGAAGCGCAGCGCCCGGTCGGAAGGCGTAAGGACGCTTTCTCCCGTTTCTTCGTCGAACTCGCCGGGACGCGGGACCGCCATCTTGAATTCGACGTCCAGCGCGATGCGGCGCGCTCCCAGGCGGTCCAGCGCCAGGATCGCCTGGGCGAAGTACTCTCTGGGGAGGGGCCAGCGCAGATCGCGGAACGTGCCGTCGTCCATGTCCACGAGCACGATCCGGTCGGATTCGCGAATCGGGGGTCGAAGCCGGAAAGCGGCGTCCAGCGCGGCGTTTTCGGCTTTCTGGGCCAGCGGCGCGCGCGCGCCGAAGGCGCCCGCCACGACCAGGGAAATCGCGGCGCCGATGAGAATCCCCGGTCGGGGGTCGCCCCGTTCGGCGGCCCGGCTCACCTGCCGGCGCCAGACGCCCAGCGGGTTCACGCGCCGGCCGGTCTCCGCCGACGCGCCGAGAGGCGAACGATCAGCAGCAACGCCGCCGCTTCGGCGCCGAGCAGGCCGCACGAAGTCCCCGCCGCCGAACCGTCCCCCCCGGACCCCGCCGGAGGCGGCGCCGGCGGCATCTCCTCGGAACCCGCGAGCGAGGCACTCCCTTTCGGTGAGGGCACCGGATCAGGCTGGATGTCCGTCGAATTAAAGATGAGATACAGAATTCCAGGGGTCCGATTGTAAACGAAATATCCCCGCCCGACGAGCAGGTCCGTCACAGGGGAATAGCTCCGCCCGTCCCACGCGTAGGGCGAACCGATCCAAGCCGTGGCGCTCCCGGTGCTGAGGGGGTTGGGGAGCGCCCCGTCCGTATCGACCAGAACGTCCGACCAGCTCATGAGCGTCATGTTGTTCGCACGATCGAAAAACGGCTGGGAAATCTGGTTCCATCCCGGCTCCAGAGGCAGCACGAACCTCCCCCCCACGCGCGTCGCCACGGGCGCGAAACAGTCCGGCGCGCTCACGTCGAGCACCGTCGCGGCCTTCCCCAGCGCCCAGAAGGATTCCCCCGACAAATCGCAATGCCCCGGCAGCTCGACCAAATCCCGATATCGACCGCCCCGCCAGATCAGCACCCGGTAGAGGGCGGGATTATAGGGACCCAGCGCGTTCTCCAGAACGGACAAAAGCTCCTGCACCGTGCAATACTGGGGAACGGAACGCAGCTGGTATCCCGATCCCGGTCCCGGAATCGGGACGGAATCCGCAAAGGACGTCCCGTCCGAAACGGTGTAGCAATCTCTCAGGATATCGCTGGGGCGAACGCCGTTGTCCACCTCGACGGAATAAACGCCCGGCGTCGTCCCGGCCGGGACCACCGCCTGCACGAGGCCGGAGTGAACGAAGGCGACGGCAAGGGAGGTGAACGCGCCCTGCACATCCCTCAGCCCCACCTGCGTTCCTGCCGTAAAGTTGCTCCCCTCGACCCAGAGAACGACATCGCCGGCGTTGGACCCTCCGCGCGGGCAAACGCGCACCACTTCGGCCGGCGCCGGGGTCTGAGCGAACGCCGCGGAGACCGCGGCCGCCTGCAGCGTCGCGGCCGCCAGAACTCGAATCGTCTTGTTCACGGACCTCTCCTTTACGGGCTGGGCGGCGGAGGCGGAGGAAGCGGAATCGAGGGCGGCCCCGAGAACGCCCCGCTGGCCGGCCGCCGGGGACTGACGACTTCGAAAGGCGGCACGAGGAAGGGGTCGATCGGATTGGCCCCCAGGTCGAAAATCGAGATCCCCAGCTCCTCCGGCCGGCGCCCGAAGTAACCCCAGGCCTGCCAGTGAAAGTCCACGAACGCCAGTTCCCGGTCGCCCAGACCCCAGTTCGTCACCCGCCCGCGATCTTCCACCGGGAACGCCAGCCGAAGCAGATCCGTAAGGTGCTCCCAGTTCCCCGAGGACACCTCCAGCGCCACCCACCGGCTGCGTCCCTGGCGTGCCGGCGCGCGGACGATGCCTTTCGACCCGGAGACCGACGTCGTCGAATTCGGCGCGGCGACTCTCATGTCCGCCTTGAGATCGCCCTTCTGAATGTCCACTTCGATCGCGCCGAACTTGAGCTGAACGCCGGCGTTGACCGCGGAACCGGAGCGGGCCAGTTCCTCCACGCGGGCCTGCGTGAGCGACCGCACTTCGACCGTCAGGCTTCCCGCCGTTCCCGGGGCGCCGTGAAAAAGAAGCGTGGCGGACGAGGCGACCGCGGTGCAGATCTCCGAGCCCTTGCGAAGCTTCATGTCCCGCGCCGCCGGCACCCAGTCCTTGTCGTCGGGACGTTTCACGTCCACCGCGCCTTTGAGCGCCACGATCGTGGCCTCCAGCTCGCGGACCTGGGGCGGTTCCTGCGCCTCCAGGCGCCCCGCCGCCGCCAGAACCGCCAGCACGACCATCCGCTTCGACTTCATCGCCCTTACCTCCCCGACGGGATCGCGGCTCCGCGCTCGCGGTAGTGTTCGGCGTTCGTGATCACGTCGATCAGTTCCCGCCCGGAAACGTATTCGTCCGTCGTGCCGCCGGAAAAGATCCCGAGATAGACGCATTCCCGGAAGGCGTACCGCCGGCTGATCCCGAAAATCCGCATCGTAAGGCCGCCGCGGATGTCGAGCGCGCGGCAGAGCATGTAGGCCACCGTGCCCTTGGTCACCGGGTCGGAGGGCTGCAGCGCCCAATCCGGATCGATCAGACCGCGCTCCAGGAGTCCCCGTCGAAGAACCTCGAAGTCTCCGCCCTCGTGGCGGCCCGAAGCCAGCGAGAGAACCATGCGGCCGGCGTCCTGGTACGTGGCCCGGTCCTGCTCGAAGAGGCGCCGGACATATTCCGTCCGGGCCTCGCGCCGTTCCGCCGGGGCGCCCTCCTGGAGCGCCCCCGCCGGAACCGCCGCGGCCAGCGCCGCCGCGATCGAAACGCCCCAACCCTTCATCGGAAAGCCCTCAAAAGCTGTACGTGACGGAGGCGCCGGCGAAGTCGCGCGGATCGTCGTCCGCGTAGGCGTCGCCCGGCCAGAAGCGGCCGAAATGAAGCGCCATGCCGACGTCCGAAAAAACCCGCCAGCGGAGAAAGAGATCCAGCTCCCGCCCCACGTCCCGCTCCGGAAGCGCCGCCCGAGGATCGGAGATGGCGCCGGACGGTTCGTCCTTCCAATATCCGTAGACGTACATCCCGACTTCAAGCACCCGAAACGCCTCCACTCCGACCAGCGGGCGCAGCGAGCCCCCGAATTTCAGGATGTGAAGGTTCGAGACGCGCGGGAAGAGGGAAAACCCCGTGTGAACGTACCCGAAGGCGAGGAATCCCTCGTCGTCGGTCCCCGCCTGGTTTCCGGCCGCGGTGTCGGTCACGCTGGCCCGATCCGGATCTCCCGAGCCGAACAGATACTCCAGCGCCAGGTAGGCCGACGTCGGAGAATTGAATCGATAGTCGACGGTGGCCAGAAGGGCCCACGCGCGGATGTCCTCCTCCTGGGTCGTTCCCGCGGCGACGCTCGTGCCGAATTGGAAAATCCCCTCGGCGGAGTAACCCAGCCCTCCGGAGAGGGTCCCGCGGGCCCCGAGCCCCACATAGCGGGCGTTGTAATCCCAGTCCTGAAGGGGATTCTCGGGGTCCTCGTCGTTGAAGTCCCGTTCCACCAGGGCGACGACGTACGCCCGCTGGTAGGCCGCCGGAAGGTAGCTCACTTCCACGGCGGCGAAGCCGCGCCGGCTGTCGTCCGCGTTGGGAAGCGACCGATCGATGTCGTCGTCGTGAGGAAGACTGTGGGCCAGGAACCCCCGCACACCCCAGCGCCCCGCCGCCCAGCTGGCGTGAGCTCCATAGGCCACGGCGTTGAAGAGAAGTCCGCGTCCCACCGTCAGAAACTGGCGGCCGGCCCGCACGACGAATTCCTCGCCGTCGCCGCCCCAATCGGCCTGAACGAAGGCCTGATCCACCCGAGCCGCGTGCGTGCGGTCGTCGTCCTCTCCTTCGAACTGGTCGCCCGAGCTGAAGTCCACGTGGTCGGACTGGAGCCGAAGGTAGGCGGTGTAACGCCGCTCGATCGTCAGCTCGCCCCAGAGCCGCAGGTCGTAATAGCGCAGGGTTCGGTGCTTTTCGAAAGGCTCGTCGTCGAGACGCACGAACTCCGCGTGCAGCCAGCCGCCGATCTCCCAGAGGATGGACTGATGGACGTCCTCGGGTCCCCGGGGCCGATCGTCCATGACCCGGCGGCGCTCTTCCTCCAGGAAGGGCTTATCCTGAACCTGGGCCGCGGCGCTGCGGGGAAAAAGAACCCACAAAAGAAGCAGGAACACCCCTCCGGCAGGACCCCTCCTCACCTTCCCTCCCTAACGAATGAAGTATTCATTATCCCGTGCCTCAGGCGCGAGTCAAGCGCATTCGGCCTTTGACCGGGCCCTCGAGGGGCGGCTAAACTGAAGAGAGGGGTGAGACACGCCATGCGGGCGCTGCCGGGCGCCCTTCTCCTGCTGATCCTCTCGTGCGAGCCGTCCGCCGCGCCGCCGGGCCCGCTCCTTCTTCCTTCGGCGCGGGCGGTGAACATTCCCCCTGGCGCCCCGGCCTTCGCGGTGCAGCGCGTCTACGACGGCGACACCCTGACCTTGGCGAATGGACGCAAGGTGCGCCTGCTGGCCGTGGATACGCCGGAACTGCGGGGCCAGGACGGCCGCCCGGAGGAGGGCTCCCGCGAGGCGCGCGACTTCGTCCGGAATCTGTGCGAAGGCCGGGAGGCATGGCTGGAATTCGACGTCGAGCGGGAGGATTCCTACGGCCGGTGGCTGTGTTACGTCTACGTCCGGACGCCGCAGGGAGACCGGATGGTCAACGCGGAGCTGCTGCGGGCGGGTTTGGCGCGGTACTACACGCCCGGTCCCGTCAACCTCCGGCATGCGGAATTTCTCCTGGCCTGCCAGCGGGAGGCCCGCGAGGCGGGCCGGGGCACGTGGAAGGATTACGTCCTGGCCCGGGACAAAGCGGTGGTCGTCACCCGCACCGGCCGTGCCTACCATCGGCGCGACTGCGAGACGCTGCGGACCTCGCGGGAGCTGAGAACGGTCCGCCTGGAGGAGGCCCTGGACCGGGGACTGAGCCCCTGCCGGACCTGCCGGCCGTAGCCGCGCCACTTTGGAGTGCAATCCTCGCCCTC
This genomic window from Planctomycetota bacterium contains:
- a CDS encoding alginate export family protein, whose protein sequence is MRRGPAGGVFLLLLWVLFPRSAAAQVQDKPFLEEERRRVMDDRPRGPEDVHQSILWEIGGWLHAEFVRLDDEPFEKHRTLRYYDLRLWGELTIERRYTAYLRLQSDHVDFSSGDQFEGEDDDRTHAARVDQAFVQADWGGDGEEFVVRAGRQFLTVGRGLLFNAVAYGAHASWAAGRWGVRGFLAHSLPHDDDIDRSLPNADDSRRGFAAVEVSYLPAAYQRAYVVALVERDFNDEDPENPLQDWDYNARYVGLGARGTLSGGLGYSAEGIFQFGTSVAAGTTQEEDIRAWALLATVDYRFNSPTSAYLALEYLFGSGDPDRASVTDTAAGNQAGTDDEGFLAFGYVHTGFSLFPRVSNLHILKFGGSLRPLVGVEAFRVLEVGMYVYGYWKDEPSGAISDPRAALPERDVGRELDLFLRWRVFSDVGMALHFGRFWPGDAYADDDPRDFAGASVTYSF
- a CDS encoding thermonuclease family protein, with translation MRHAMRALPGALLLLILSCEPSAAPPGPLLLPSARAVNIPPGAPAFAVQRVYDGDTLTLANGRKVRLLAVDTPELRGQDGRPEEGSREARDFVRNLCEGREAWLEFDVEREDSYGRWLCYVYVRTPQGDRMVNAELLRAGLARYYTPGPVNLRHAEFLLACQREAREAGRGTWKDYVLARDKAVVVTRTGRAYHRRDCETLRTSRELRTVRLEEALDRGLSPCRTCRP